One genomic segment of Arachis duranensis cultivar V14167 chromosome 4, aradu.V14167.gnm2.J7QH, whole genome shotgun sequence includes these proteins:
- the LOC107484264 gene encoding L-type lectin-domain containing receptor kinase IX.1-like has product MASTFHHYHPHTLIPLIIICFIFFSFHHAYSIQFQIPAFNPGDANILYLGAAATRDGSADFNVNDLYTCQVGWTIYSKQVLLWDSRTGKLTDFTTHYTFIIDTGNKTTYGHGLAFFLAPVDFEIPPNSSGGFLGLFNTTTKDSAQNQIVLVEFDSYPNSEWGETVQYVGINNNTIASTKWTPWNTSLHSGDTTNVWISYNSTTKNLSVSWKYQNSYGLEEHTSLSLAIDLTRVLSEWVTIGFSAATGSFGKTRTLLSWEFNSTCDRAKENNSKKTRASNIEDDGIEAIGSVLRRNLMVREGVVFDGLVGGNGRGRLVWQPQQHSSESEFWQLHGGGRWLGGSMVIEELSGGWRPVADLAIAGNGVDERVRQ; this is encoded by the exons ATGGCTTCCACTTTCCACCATTATCATCCACATACCCTTATTCCACTAATCATCATATgcttcattttcttctcttttcatcATGCTTACTCAATTCAATTCCAAATCCCTGCTTTCAATCCTGGTGATGCCAACATACTCTACCTAGGAGCTGCAGCAACAAGGGATGGTTCTGCTGATTTCAATGTGAATGACTTATACACTTGCCAAGTTGGATGGACCATTTACTCCAAGCAGGTGTTACTTTGGGACTCAAGAACTGGTAAACTCACTGATTTCACAACTCACTATACATTCATCATTGACACAGGAAATAAAACCACCTATGGCCATGgtcttgcattcttccttgccCCTGTTGATTTTGAAATCCCACCCAATTCCTCTGGTGGATTTCTTGGATTATTCAACACCACAACAAAGGATTCAGCACAGAATCAAATTGTCCTGGTTGAGTTTGACTCTTACCCAAACTCTGAATGGGGTGAAACTGTGCAGTATGTTGGGATCAACAACAATACAATTGCTTCAACAAAGTGGACCCCATGGAATACTAGTTTACACAGTGGAGACACTACTAATGTTTGGATTAGTTACAACTCCACAACTAAGAACTTGAGTGTATCTTGGAAGTACCAAAACTCATATGGTCTTGAAGAACACACTAGTCTCTCTCTTGCAATTGATTTGACAAGGGTCTTATCTGAGTGGGTTACAATTGGATTTTCAGCTGCAACAGGTTCCTTTGGAAAGACTCGCACTCTTCTATCATGGGAGTTCAACTCAACTTGTGACAGAGCTAAAGAAAACAATTCAAAGAAGACAAG AGCTTCCAACATCGAAGATGACGGCATAGAAGCTATAGGCTCTGTTCTCAGGCGAAATCTTATGGTGCGTGAGGGTGTAGTCTTCGATGGACTAGTTGGAGGAAATGGAAG AGGACGACTCGTGTGGCAACCGCAACAGCATTCTTCTGAATCTGAGTTTTGGCAGCTCCACGGAGGAGGACGATGGCTAGGTGGCAGTATGGTCATCGAGGAGCTCAGTGGAGGATGGCGACCGGTGGCGGATCTTGCCATTGCAGGAAACGGCGTCGATGAGAGAGTTCGGCAATGA